A region from the Nocardioides coralli genome encodes:
- a CDS encoding PrsW family intramembrane metalloprotease, which translates to MPGARRDSVAFTVLVTVLVLLGALPVLVVIAASGAPSSLLLATVLAALPVGPLVAAYLWLDRYEPEPRRLLLSGLLWGGFVATAAALLVQGIGGIVVGFTDRQSLAVVAPVTEELAKGAFLVLLLWWRRHELDGILDGIVYAGMVGIGFAFVENILYLAAAYNGTDGMGPGGTEALTTVFILRCLVSPFAHPLFTTFIGIGVGIAVGSRSGAVRLLAPLAGYVVAVLAHGLWNGSTLFGFAGFAGVYVVLMAPAFFGLVGFAVWARRSERRMLTAALGDAAQRGFIPATDIPWLVDLRARRASRQHARQVGGESAHRAMLDYQQAAVELGFLHHRYLRGTPPPGFAARGQAHVDRINAARPYVAFPGQVVPTR; encoded by the coding sequence ATGCCGGGAGCCCGCCGTGACAGCGTCGCCTTCACCGTCCTCGTGACGGTGCTGGTGCTGCTCGGCGCCCTGCCCGTGCTGGTCGTCATCGCAGCCTCCGGCGCGCCCTCGTCGCTGCTGCTCGCGACGGTGCTGGCCGCGCTCCCCGTCGGGCCGCTGGTGGCGGCCTACCTGTGGCTCGACCGCTACGAGCCAGAGCCCCGTCGGCTCCTCCTGTCGGGCCTGCTGTGGGGCGGTTTCGTCGCGACGGCCGCGGCCCTGCTCGTGCAGGGCATCGGTGGCATCGTCGTCGGCTTCACCGACCGTCAGTCGCTGGCGGTCGTCGCGCCGGTCACCGAGGAGCTCGCCAAGGGCGCGTTCCTGGTCCTGCTGCTGTGGTGGCGACGCCACGAGCTCGACGGCATCCTCGACGGGATCGTCTATGCCGGGATGGTCGGCATCGGCTTCGCCTTCGTCGAGAACATCCTCTACCTCGCCGCGGCCTACAACGGGACCGACGGCATGGGTCCGGGCGGGACCGAGGCCCTCACCACCGTGTTCATCCTCCGCTGCCTGGTCAGCCCGTTCGCGCACCCGCTGTTCACCACCTTCATCGGCATCGGGGTCGGCATCGCCGTCGGTTCGCGCAGCGGCGCCGTGCGGCTGCTCGCACCACTGGCCGGTTACGTCGTGGCGGTCCTGGCCCACGGCCTCTGGAACGGCTCGACCCTCTTCGGCTTCGCGGGCTTCGCGGGCGTCTACGTCGTGCTGATGGCCCCGGCCTTCTTCGGCCTCGTCGGGTTCGCTGTCTGGGCCCGGCGCTCCGAGCGACGCATGCTCACGGCCGCGCTCGGCGACGCCGCCCAGCGCGGCTTCATCCCCGCCACCGACATCCCGTGGCTGGTCGACCTGCGGGCACGGCGGGCCAGCCGTCAGCACGCCCGCCAGGTCGGCGGCGAGTCCGCCCACCGGGCGATGCTCGACTACCAGCAGGCCGCGGTCGAGCTCGGCTTCCTGCACCACCGCTATCTCCGGGGTACGCCGCCGCCCGGGTTCGCCGCGCGCGGCCAGGCCCACGTCGACCGGATCAACGCCGCCCGCCCGTACGTCGCCTTCCCCGGACAGGTGGTGCCCACCCGATGA
- a CDS encoding response regulator transcription factor codes for MHPPVRTAVVDAYEIDVAGVTALLARYDQRVEMVDLGSGSEVDVILYGVRERGQGHDAGLHTLLRGNGATVIALGWQPDDVQVEWALACGADGQLSKTMSAEQLVSGLERIHRGRREGRVLPADGHCHPAVRVAGLTARELEVLSLITLGLTNQEIADLVFISINSVKTYVRTAYRKIGVTRRSQAVSWGIQHGLDVAEDTAPVAAPVP; via the coding sequence GTGCACCCTCCCGTCCGCACGGCCGTCGTCGACGCCTACGAGATCGACGTCGCCGGCGTCACCGCCCTCCTCGCCCGCTATGACCAGCGGGTCGAGATGGTCGACCTGGGGTCGGGGTCGGAGGTGGACGTCATCCTCTACGGCGTACGAGAGCGGGGTCAGGGCCACGACGCCGGCCTCCACACCCTGCTCCGCGGCAACGGAGCGACCGTGATCGCGCTCGGCTGGCAGCCCGACGACGTCCAGGTGGAGTGGGCCCTCGCCTGCGGGGCCGACGGCCAGCTCTCCAAGACGATGTCGGCGGAGCAGCTGGTGAGCGGCCTCGAACGCATCCACCGCGGTCGGCGCGAGGGGCGCGTGCTCCCGGCCGACGGCCACTGCCATCCCGCCGTGCGGGTGGCCGGCCTCACCGCGCGGGAGCTCGAGGTGCTCTCCCTCATCACCCTCGGGCTGACCAACCAGGAGATCGCCGACCTGGTCTTCATCTCGATCAACTCGGTGAAGACCTACGTGCGGACCGCCTACCGCAAGATCGGGGTCACGCGTCGTTCCCAGGCGGTCAGCTGGGGCATCCAGCACGGTCTCGACGTGGCTGAGGACACCGCGCCCGTGGCGGCCCCCGTGCCCTGA
- a CDS encoding dynamin family protein — MTDLQARMATALAQLREALHEVRLPLDLPTAEEHRATRTELVDQLEDYVIPRVLTADAPLLAVVGGSTGAGKSTLVNSLVGARVTEPGVLRPTTRSPVLVHNPADTEWFRRPELLPELERVDRATTDPGALQLVPSDAVPEGLAILDAPDIDSVEEQNRTLAAQLLAAADLWLFVTSAARYADQVPWDFLRRAAERSAAVAVVLDRTPADAVETVSTHLARMLASRGLKDSPLFTVHEEAVSDEGLLPAGAVAEVREWLDALAADAEARSLVVRQTLDGAVRTLTRRTHALADAADEQVAAERRLRDDAEAAYADAVERVQEATADGTLLRGEVLARWQEFVGTGELLRSLEERMGWLRDRITNAVRGRPQQATKVTAAVESGLETLLLEHAEAAAERAEASWQTLAPGQALLRDAGEDLGRASRDFRRRAERAVRDWQNDVLEMVRSEGADKRGTARFLAYGVNGLAVALMIVVFAHTGGALVGAEAGVAGGAAVLGQKLLEAVFGDQAVRTLAERARRDLARRTEELLGSERRRWTDLLDSLGVDAEAPGTLREAARRVDDLRWAASDAEGAATAP; from the coding sequence ATGACCGACCTCCAGGCGCGGATGGCCACGGCCCTCGCGCAGCTCCGCGAGGCGCTCCACGAGGTGCGGCTGCCGCTCGACCTGCCGACCGCGGAGGAGCACCGGGCCACGCGCACCGAGCTGGTGGACCAGCTCGAGGACTACGTGATCCCCCGGGTCCTCACCGCGGACGCGCCGCTGCTCGCCGTCGTCGGCGGCTCCACCGGGGCCGGCAAGTCGACCCTGGTCAACTCCCTCGTCGGAGCCCGGGTCACCGAGCCGGGCGTGCTGCGGCCGACGACCCGCTCGCCGGTCCTCGTGCACAACCCCGCCGACACCGAGTGGTTCCGCCGGCCGGAGCTGCTGCCGGAGCTGGAGCGCGTCGACCGGGCGACCACCGACCCCGGCGCGCTGCAGCTGGTGCCCTCCGACGCGGTCCCCGAGGGTCTCGCGATCCTCGACGCGCCCGACATCGACTCGGTCGAGGAGCAGAACCGCACCCTCGCCGCCCAGCTGCTTGCCGCCGCCGACCTGTGGCTGTTCGTGACCTCGGCCGCCCGCTACGCCGACCAGGTGCCGTGGGACTTCCTGCGCCGCGCCGCCGAGCGGTCTGCCGCGGTCGCCGTGGTCCTCGACCGCACACCCGCCGACGCGGTCGAGACCGTGTCGACCCACCTCGCGCGGATGCTCGCCAGTCGGGGCCTCAAGGACTCCCCGCTCTTCACGGTCCACGAGGAGGCCGTCAGCGACGAGGGGCTGCTGCCCGCCGGTGCCGTCGCCGAGGTCCGCGAGTGGCTCGACGCGCTCGCCGCGGACGCCGAGGCTCGCAGCCTGGTGGTGCGGCAGACGCTCGACGGCGCGGTTCGCACGCTCACCCGTCGCACCCACGCCCTCGCCGACGCGGCGGACGAGCAGGTGGCAGCCGAGCGACGGCTGCGCGACGACGCCGAGGCGGCGTACGCCGACGCGGTCGAGCGGGTCCAGGAGGCGACCGCCGACGGCACGCTCCTCCGCGGCGAGGTGCTGGCCCGCTGGCAGGAGTTCGTCGGCACCGGTGAGCTGCTGCGCTCGCTCGAGGAGCGGATGGGCTGGCTGCGCGACCGGATCACCAACGCCGTCCGCGGCCGGCCGCAACAGGCCACCAAGGTGACGGCCGCCGTCGAGTCCGGGCTGGAGACCCTGCTGCTCGAGCACGCCGAGGCGGCCGCCGAGCGGGCCGAGGCGTCGTGGCAGACCCTCGCGCCCGGCCAGGCCCTGCTGCGCGACGCCGGCGAGGACCTCGGCCGCGCCTCCCGCGACTTCCGGCGCCGCGCGGAGCGCGCCGTCCGCGACTGGCAGAACGACGTGCTCGAGATGGTCCGCTCCGAGGGCGCCGACAAGCGCGGCACCGCCCGCTTCCTCGCCTACGGCGTCAACGGCCTCGCCGTGGCCCTCATGATCGTCGTCTTCGCCCACACCGGCGGGGCCCTGGTCGGCGCCGAGGCCGGTGTCGCCGGCGGCGCCGCGGTGCTCGGCCAGAAGCTGCTGGAGGCGGTCTTCGGCGACCAGGCGGTCCGGACCCTGGCCGAGCGGGCGCGCCGCGACCTGGCCCGCAGGACCGAGGAGCTCCTCGGCTCCGAGCGCCGGCGGTGGACCGACCTGCTCGACTCGCTGGGCGTCGACGCGGAGGCCCCCGGCACGCTCCGCGAGGCCGCGCGGCGGGTCGACGACCTCCGGTGGGCGGCGTCGGATGCGGAAGGAGCAGCCACCGCCCCCTAG
- a CDS encoding GTPase, translated as MTSLLEGARKLVTRGSDIGARLEGLESAVAAARGRLDDELVDDAAAVVTRATGRLRLSADHTVVAIAGATGSGKSSTFNALIGLDLAAVGVRRPTTSWATACVWGTDGADEVLDWLEIPPRHRVVRDSMLDVVRADRQLDGVVLLDLPDHDSTEVSHHLEVDRLVRLADIMVWVLDPQKYADAALHDRYLAPMAPHRDVMVVVLNHLDRVPPAGREQMLGDVRRLLDQDGLEGVPVFGVSAREREGIAELKKEIAGRVAAKKSTRTRIAADVRAAAERLDEATGRAEVSGLPPERVAALEDAFADAAGVPTVVDAVEQSTRVRANRATGWPVVSWLGRLRPDPLKRLHLDLGAAGKQLTGRARTSVPQPTEVQRARVDTEVRALADEVSTGLARPFATAVRRASTARLDDLGDGLDRAVGGTDLGAAQIPAWAGVVRAAQWLLVVAALGGAAWLAALAVMGYLQLPEPATPDWRGLPVPTLLLLGGVGLGVLLALGSRVLVRLTARRRARRADQRLRRAIHDVAQELVVGPVEDELGAYREVRDGLDRALR; from the coding sequence ATGACGTCCTTGCTGGAGGGGGCGCGGAAGCTGGTCACCCGGGGCTCTGACATCGGCGCCCGCCTGGAGGGGCTCGAGTCCGCGGTCGCGGCCGCGCGCGGCCGACTCGACGACGAGCTGGTCGACGACGCTGCCGCTGTCGTCACCCGCGCCACCGGACGCCTCCGCCTCTCCGCCGACCACACGGTCGTGGCCATCGCCGGCGCCACCGGCTCGGGCAAGTCCTCCACCTTCAACGCGCTCATCGGCCTCGACCTGGCCGCGGTCGGCGTGCGCCGGCCCACCACCTCGTGGGCGACGGCCTGCGTCTGGGGCACCGACGGGGCCGACGAGGTGCTCGACTGGCTGGAGATCCCGCCCCGGCACCGGGTCGTGCGCGACTCGATGCTCGACGTGGTCCGCGCCGACCGCCAGCTGGACGGCGTCGTCCTGCTCGACCTCCCCGACCACGACTCCACCGAGGTCTCGCACCACCTCGAGGTGGACCGGTTGGTCCGGCTCGCCGACATCATGGTCTGGGTCCTCGACCCCCAGAAGTACGCCGACGCCGCCCTCCACGACCGCTACCTCGCGCCGATGGCCCCTCACCGTGACGTCATGGTCGTCGTGCTCAACCACCTCGACAGGGTGCCGCCCGCGGGGCGTGAGCAGATGCTCGGCGACGTCCGGCGCCTGCTCGACCAGGACGGCCTCGAGGGCGTGCCGGTCTTCGGGGTCAGCGCGCGGGAGCGCGAGGGGATCGCGGAGCTGAAGAAGGAGATCGCGGGCCGGGTCGCCGCCAAGAAGTCGACCCGCACCCGGATCGCCGCCGACGTGCGGGCTGCCGCGGAGCGGCTCGACGAGGCGACCGGCCGTGCCGAGGTGTCCGGGCTGCCCCCGGAGCGGGTGGCGGCGCTGGAGGACGCCTTCGCCGACGCCGCCGGTGTCCCGACCGTCGTCGACGCGGTGGAGCAGTCGACCCGGGTCCGGGCCAACCGCGCCACCGGCTGGCCGGTCGTCTCCTGGCTCGGCCGGTTGCGACCCGACCCCCTCAAGCGTCTCCACCTCGACCTGGGGGCCGCCGGCAAGCAGCTGACCGGCCGCGCCCGGACCTCGGTACCGCAACCCACCGAGGTCCAGCGGGCACGGGTCGACACCGAGGTGCGCGCCCTCGCCGACGAGGTCTCGACCGGCCTCGCGCGGCCCTTCGCGACCGCCGTACGCCGGGCGTCGACCGCGCGGCTGGATGACCTCGGCGACGGACTCGACCGGGCGGTCGGCGGTACCGACCTCGGCGCTGCGCAGATCCCGGCCTGGGCCGGGGTCGTCCGGGCAGCCCAGTGGCTGCTGGTCGTCGCCGCGCTGGGTGGCGCGGCCTGGCTGGCCGCCCTGGCGGTCATGGGCTACCTGCAGCTCCCCGAGCCGGCAACGCCGGACTGGCGTGGCCTCCCGGTCCCGACCCTGCTGCTGCTCGGCGGGGTCGGCCTGGGCGTGCTGCTCGCCCTGGGGTCCCGGGTGCTGGTCCGGCTCACTGCGCGCCGCCGGGCGCGTCGTGCCGACCAGCGGCTGCGCCGCGCGATCCACGACGTCGCGCAGGAGCTCGTCGTCGGTCCGGTGGAGGACGAGCTCGGTGCCTATCGCGAGGTCCGCGACGGCCTCGACCGGGCCCTCCGCTGA
- a CDS encoding DUF4397 domain-containing protein — translation MKRILAAVSAVSVAAIATVTTAPAQAQNGEATVSVLHGVPGLTVDVYANGEELIPDFEPGTLTDPLTIPAGTYDLAVYADGDTPDTADPAIKADGVEVPAGANATVVAHLQENGRPKLTPFVNDTSPTAAGEARLVVRHTAAAPAVDVRANGDVLFGGLTNPNEESGDVPAGTYSADVTLAGENDAVLGPVDVNLGEGTSTIVYAWGSAEEGNLDLAVQTIDGLHSSPSGVPGGETGEAAAVGGAPTWVLGLGLLSAVALVLAARRVVPVTARR, via the coding sequence ATGAAGCGCATCCTCGCTGCCGTATCGGCGGTGTCCGTCGCCGCCATCGCGACCGTCACCACGGCGCCCGCCCAGGCGCAGAACGGTGAGGCGACCGTCTCGGTCCTCCACGGCGTCCCCGGGCTCACCGTCGACGTCTACGCCAACGGTGAGGAGCTGATCCCCGACTTCGAGCCGGGCACCCTCACCGATCCGCTGACCATCCCCGCCGGCACCTACGACCTCGCGGTCTACGCCGACGGCGACACCCCGGACACCGCCGACCCGGCGATCAAGGCCGACGGTGTCGAGGTCCCGGCTGGTGCCAACGCCACCGTCGTGGCGCACCTGCAGGAGAACGGCCGGCCGAAGCTGACGCCGTTCGTCAACGACACCTCGCCCACCGCAGCCGGTGAGGCCCGCCTCGTGGTCCGCCACACCGCTGCCGCTCCTGCGGTCGACGTCCGCGCCAACGGGGACGTGCTGTTCGGCGGGCTGACCAACCCGAACGAGGAGTCGGGCGACGTCCCGGCCGGCACCTACTCGGCCGACGTGACGCTCGCGGGTGAGAACGACGCCGTCCTCGGTCCGGTGGACGTGAACCTGGGTGAGGGCACCTCGACGATCGTCTACGCCTGGGGCAGCGCCGAGGAGGGCAACCTCGACCTGGCCGTGCAGACGATCGACGGGCTGCACTCCTCGCCGTCCGGTGTCCCCGGTGGTGAGACCGGTGAGGCCGCTGCCGTCGGTGGCGCCCCGACCTGGGTCCTCGGCCTGGGCCTCCTCTCCGCCGTCGCGCTCGTGCTCGCCGCACGCCGCGTCGTGCCCGTGACGGCTCGCCGCTGA
- a CDS encoding class E sortase: MVDLDLRDRSRAAARAPRRASRTLTRVGAVLVLAGTLVLGYVAWQLYGTTWLAEREQQRTVEATERVWSVDHGAPVSREDRALAKQVVALVRIPAWGEDYVVPAYRGTDDETLERGFGIFEGSPEPGASGNFALGGHRVTHGEPLRDMPSLRAGDEVVVETADATYRYVLDDDGSSRTVSSEASWVTDSLPIDPATRGPVVDAAGSPRLLTLVTCAEIFHTEERLVAFGHLVARDT; this comes from the coding sequence GTGGTGGATCTGGACCTGCGTGACCGGAGCCGGGCTGCGGCGAGGGCGCCGCGGCGAGCCAGCCGCACGCTGACCCGGGTCGGTGCGGTCCTGGTGCTCGCCGGGACCTTGGTCCTGGGGTACGTCGCGTGGCAGCTCTACGGCACCACCTGGCTTGCCGAGCGGGAGCAGCAGCGCACCGTCGAGGCCACGGAACGGGTGTGGTCCGTCGACCACGGCGCCCCCGTGTCACGCGAGGACCGGGCGCTGGCGAAGCAGGTGGTCGCGCTGGTCCGCATCCCGGCATGGGGCGAGGACTACGTGGTTCCGGCCTACCGGGGCACCGACGACGAGACCCTCGAGCGCGGCTTCGGGATATTCGAGGGCTCGCCGGAACCCGGCGCGAGCGGCAACTTCGCCCTCGGCGGTCACCGGGTCACCCACGGCGAGCCGTTGCGAGACATGCCGTCACTCCGCGCCGGGGACGAGGTCGTCGTCGAGACCGCGGACGCGACCTACCGCTACGTGCTCGACGACGATGGGAGCTCCCGCACGGTGAGCAGCGAGGCCAGCTGGGTCACCGACTCCTTGCCGATTGATCCCGCGACGCGTGGTCCCGTGGTGGACGCCGCGGGCTCGCCCCGGCTCCTCACCCTCGTGACGTGCGCCGAGATCTTCCACACCGAGGAGCGGCTGGTCGCCTTCGGCCACCTCGTCGCCCGAGACACCTAG
- a CDS encoding aminopeptidase P family protein: MRTGWGDRELDLPRHPVADWAAARRTRLAQTFPGERLVLPAGTYKVRSNDTDYRFRADTAHTYFSGNQTSDAVLVIEDDHHVLYARPRSDRDSDEFFRDRQYGELWAGRRPSIKELSDSLGIEVKHIDDLPSFDGDDRKVRDVTTDEDLGRVASELRLAKDEWEVGELQEACDITALGFEDSVREWDRVLEFGERWIEGTFFRRARAMGNDIGYDSIVGGGKHATTLHWIENSGPITPGELVLLDMGVEGNNLYTADVTRTLPVDGTFTPLQRDLYDLVHAAQEAGIQAVAPGVPFLAAHDAAMAVLAHGLEDLGLLPVPAEEALDPDSKVYARWTLHGTSHMLGMDVHDCGKAADDSYRNGTLGEGYVLTVEPGLYFQEDDLLVPEELRGIGIRIEDDILVTADGYRNLSASLPRTSSDVEEWMARLRG; encoded by the coding sequence ATGCGCACCGGATGGGGCGACCGCGAGCTCGACCTGCCCCGACACCCCGTCGCGGACTGGGCCGCCGCCCGGCGTACCCGGCTGGCGCAGACGTTCCCCGGCGAGCGGCTCGTGCTCCCGGCCGGCACCTACAAGGTGCGGTCCAACGACACCGACTACCGGTTCCGCGCCGACACCGCCCACACCTACTTCTCCGGCAACCAGACCAGTGACGCGGTGCTGGTGATCGAGGACGACCACCACGTCCTCTACGCCCGTCCGCGCAGCGACCGCGACAGCGACGAGTTCTTCCGCGACCGGCAGTACGGCGAGCTGTGGGCCGGTCGCCGTCCCTCGATCAAGGAGCTGTCCGACTCGCTCGGCATCGAGGTGAAGCACATCGACGACCTGCCGTCCTTCGACGGCGACGACCGCAAGGTCCGCGACGTCACCACCGACGAGGACCTGGGCCGCGTCGCCTCGGAGCTCCGGCTGGCCAAGGACGAGTGGGAGGTCGGGGAGCTGCAGGAGGCCTGCGACATCACCGCGCTGGGCTTCGAGGACTCGGTGCGCGAGTGGGACCGGGTGCTGGAGTTCGGCGAGCGCTGGATCGAGGGCACCTTCTTCCGCCGTGCCCGCGCGATGGGCAACGACATCGGCTACGACTCCATCGTCGGCGGCGGCAAGCACGCGACGACGCTGCACTGGATCGAGAACTCCGGACCGATCACCCCCGGGGAGCTGGTGCTGCTCGACATGGGTGTGGAGGGCAACAACCTCTACACCGCCGACGTGACCCGCACCCTGCCGGTCGACGGCACGTTCACCCCGCTGCAGCGCGACCTCTACGACCTCGTCCACGCCGCCCAGGAGGCCGGCATCCAGGCGGTCGCACCCGGCGTACCCTTCCTCGCCGCCCACGACGCGGCCATGGCGGTCCTCGCCCACGGGCTCGAGGACCTGGGCCTGCTGCCCGTCCCTGCTGAGGAGGCGCTCGACCCCGACTCGAAGGTCTATGCCCGCTGGACGCTGCACGGCACAAGCCACATGCTCGGCATGGACGTCCACGACTGCGGCAAGGCCGCCGACGACTCCTACCGCAACGGCACCCTCGGCGAGGGCTACGTGCTCACGGTGGAGCCCGGCCTCTACTTTCAGGAGGACGACCTGCTCGTCCCCGAGGAGCTGCGCGGCATCGGCATCCGGATCGAGGACGACATCCTCGTCACCGCCGACGGCTACCGGAACCTCTCCGCCTCGCTCCCCCGCACGTCCTCTGACGTCGAGGAGTGGATGGCGCGACTCCGCGGCTGA
- a CDS encoding adenosine deaminase: protein MSLTDFIAGLPKAELHVHHVGSVSPRIVAELAARHPGVVPADEDELRSFFAFRDFDHFIEVYLAVVDLIRTPEDVRMVTYEVAREIAGQQVRYAELTCTPFTSVAAGVRIEAFTDAIEDARVAAERDFGLVLRWIYDIPGESGVPAADATLAYALDHGPEALIGFGLGGPEVGVPRPQFERHFDAARAAGLRSVPHAGETTGPDTVWDAVRVLGADRIGHGVSAAADPELLAHLAQEGIPLEVCPTSNIATGAVPSLEEHPLRTFVEAGVPVTINSDDPPMFGTTLNQEYAVAADLLELDEEGVANLARMAVSASFAPEASKQSLLEEIDRYAAG from the coding sequence GTGAGCCTCACCGACTTCATCGCCGGCCTGCCCAAGGCCGAGCTGCACGTGCACCACGTCGGCTCGGTGTCGCCCCGCATCGTCGCCGAGCTCGCGGCCCGCCACCCCGGGGTCGTGCCGGCCGACGAGGACGAGCTGCGCTCGTTCTTCGCGTTCCGCGACTTCGACCACTTCATCGAGGTCTACCTCGCCGTCGTCGACCTGATCCGCACACCCGAGGACGTCCGGATGGTGACCTACGAGGTGGCCCGTGAGATCGCCGGGCAACAGGTGCGGTACGCCGAGCTGACCTGCACGCCGTTCACGTCGGTGGCAGCGGGGGTCCGCATCGAGGCGTTCACCGATGCCATCGAGGACGCGCGGGTGGCCGCAGAGCGCGACTTCGGCCTGGTGCTGCGCTGGATCTACGACATCCCGGGGGAGTCGGGCGTCCCCGCAGCGGACGCCACCCTGGCCTACGCCCTCGACCACGGCCCCGAGGCCCTGATCGGCTTCGGCCTGGGCGGCCCGGAGGTCGGCGTCCCGCGTCCCCAGTTCGAGCGCCACTTCGACGCGGCACGGGCCGCGGGGCTGCGCAGCGTGCCGCACGCCGGCGAGACCACGGGCCCCGACACCGTCTGGGACGCCGTGCGCGTGCTCGGTGCCGACCGCATCGGGCACGGCGTGAGCGCCGCTGCCGACCCGGAGCTGCTGGCCCACCTCGCCCAGGAGGGCATCCCCCTCGAGGTGTGCCCGACCTCCAACATCGCCACCGGCGCCGTGCCCAGCCTGGAGGAGCACCCGCTGCGGACCTTCGTCGAGGCGGGCGTGCCGGTGACCATCAACTCCGACGACCCACCGATGTTCGGCACCACCCTCAACCAGGAGTACGCCGTCGCGGCCGACCTGCTCGAGCTGGACGAGGAGGGCGTCGCCAACCTCGCGCGGATGGCCGTGAGTGCGTCGTTCGCGCCCGAGGCGTCGAAGCAGTCGCTCCTCGAGGAGATCGACCGCTACGCGGCCGGGTGA
- a CDS encoding response regulator transcription factor, with the protein MPVRIAIVNDYEIVVAGVAALLAPFEDRVQVVELDSGQQVVSDVDVILYDTFGQIQGDGVDLEQLVHGGDAKVAIFTWNVQPDLVQRAIARGARGYLSKALTAEEIVMGLEAIHRGEVVTDMRPLPGEGPDEGDWPGRELGLTQRESEVLALITQGLTNQEIADRAYISINSVKTYIRTAYRKIGVQRRAQAVSWGMDHGFRPDRRRIINGVDAY; encoded by the coding sequence ATGCCGGTTCGTATCGCCATCGTCAACGACTACGAGATCGTCGTCGCCGGCGTCGCCGCGCTCCTGGCTCCCTTCGAGGACCGGGTGCAGGTCGTGGAGCTGGACTCGGGGCAGCAGGTCGTCAGCGACGTCGACGTGATCCTCTACGACACCTTCGGGCAGATCCAGGGTGACGGCGTCGACCTCGAGCAGCTGGTGCACGGCGGTGACGCCAAGGTCGCGATCTTCACCTGGAACGTCCAGCCCGACCTCGTCCAGCGCGCGATCGCGCGTGGCGCACGGGGTTACCTCTCCAAGGCGCTCACGGCCGAGGAGATCGTCATGGGCCTGGAAGCCATCCACCGGGGTGAGGTGGTCACCGACATGCGGCCGCTTCCGGGGGAGGGCCCCGACGAGGGCGACTGGCCCGGTCGTGAGCTGGGACTGACCCAACGGGAGTCGGAGGTGCTGGCCCTGATCACCCAGGGGCTGACCAACCAGGAGATCGCCGACCGGGCCTACATCAGCATCAACTCGGTGAAGACCTACATCCGGACCGCCTACCGCAAGATCGGCGTGCAGCGCCGCGCGCAGGCGGTCAGCTGGGGCATGGACCACGGGTTCCGCCCCGACCGGCGGCGGATCATCAACGGCGTCGACGCGTACTGA
- a CDS encoding DUF2945 domain-containing protein has protein sequence MGLQKGDRVAWNTPQGETTGTIVERRTSDFQFEGQQFRASEDEPAYIVESEKTGARAAHKDDGLTKK, from the coding sequence ATGGGTCTGCAGAAGGGTGACCGGGTCGCGTGGAACACCCCGCAGGGGGAGACCACGGGGACGATCGTGGAGCGGCGTACCTCGGACTTTCAGTTCGAGGGGCAGCAGTTCCGGGCCAGCGAGGACGAGCCGGCCTACATCGTGGAGTCGGAGAAGACCGGCGCCCGTGCGGCTCACAAGGACGACGGGCTGACCAAGAAGTGA
- a CDS encoding class F sortase: protein MTTLGRSLWWVVLVTAAVGLLLSVVMLVRPTPDPATAEVVRGGASAASVPGSAAAAAPLALPGTVFSTRQRPAPQVDRASAALTDLRTPRVRPPRRVRVPSLDLDLAVRSVGVARGRQMELPRDPRVLGWYRYGPAPGQSGSAVLAGHVDSQRFGVGPLADLGAVRPGARIDVTLRSGRRMVYRVDSVERFDRQALPDEVFSRDGRSRLRLVTCTGAFLPEAGGYQENLVVTAVLA from the coding sequence GTGACGACGCTGGGCAGGAGCCTCTGGTGGGTGGTCCTCGTGACCGCCGCCGTGGGGCTCCTGCTCAGCGTCGTCATGCTGGTGCGACCGACGCCCGACCCCGCCACCGCCGAGGTGGTGCGGGGTGGGGCGTCCGCCGCGTCCGTGCCCGGTTCCGCGGCAGCCGCCGCGCCGCTTGCGCTCCCGGGCACCGTCTTCTCGACCCGCCAACGGCCGGCGCCGCAGGTGGACCGGGCCTCGGCCGCCCTCACCGACCTGCGTACGCCGCGCGTCCGGCCGCCACGGCGGGTGCGCGTGCCGAGCCTGGACCTCGACCTCGCCGTCCGCTCCGTCGGTGTGGCACGAGGCCGTCAGATGGAGCTGCCACGCGACCCGCGCGTGCTCGGCTGGTACCGCTACGGCCCGGCGCCCGGGCAGTCAGGCTCCGCCGTGCTCGCCGGGCACGTCGACTCGCAGCGGTTCGGCGTCGGGCCTCTGGCGGACCTGGGCGCGGTCCGTCCGGGTGCACGGATCGACGTCACGCTGCGCTCGGGCCGGCGCATGGTCTATCGCGTGGACAGCGTCGAGCGCTTCGACCGTCAGGCGCTCCCGGACGAGGTCTTCTCGCGTGACGGCCGGTCACGTCTCCGTCTGGTCACCTGCACGGGTGCGTTCCTGCCCGAGGCCGGCGGCTACCAGGAGAACCTGGTCGTCACCGCCGTCCTGGCCTGA